In Bythopirellula goksoeyrii, a single window of DNA contains:
- a CDS encoding replication initiator protein A, giving the protein MKKHNAVPKRPCLCKDEMNLAEFPLAVIGTRPPLGIKTLSFSDEITDPSTDQRVRRQWTVTGSDLLGLPTSVDEEVLVGCLKLTKTYGMQLRKVPFTAYEFLEELHWARDGKSYRRLTESLDRWTGTTVLSNDAFWHKGKQKRVKDTFSLLDRWKLQDEEATYEGKQGWFIWGDFMWESLQSGNIRNLDFDFWIRLQSPISKRLFRLLDKRFYRRKEVPFPLKQLAFDKVGVSRKMHTGQVKATLSKAHAELEEKGFCKSNYVRRGRGDWEVVYTDLRQDQLPHKADHSDPLAEKLLERGIENAAELLTKYSRKRILSALENYDDRRAHGEHLGPGWLGSCIIRKSPFAFRKGYQSESERKAELTRKREAKQRQALRQEQQQCSATKQQALKDIRFRKFLAHLKAEGNFEEYLQESLHRGLFKAYYEKSVARGDSAEARMWELSAMRTRWEKLGRH; this is encoded by the coding sequence ATGAAGAAACACAACGCAGTACCTAAGCGACCTTGTCTTTGTAAAGATGAAATGAATTTGGCTGAGTTCCCCCTGGCTGTGATTGGTACTCGACCTCCTCTTGGGATCAAGACGCTCAGTTTTTCCGACGAAATCACAGACCCCTCCACGGACCAACGAGTTAGGCGGCAGTGGACGGTTACTGGCTCGGATCTATTGGGGCTTCCCACCTCAGTCGATGAGGAAGTTCTTGTCGGTTGCCTGAAACTTACCAAGACCTACGGCATGCAGCTCCGCAAAGTTCCGTTTACCGCTTATGAATTTCTCGAAGAACTTCACTGGGCCAGAGATGGAAAAAGCTATCGCCGCTTGACAGAAAGTCTTGATCGCTGGACAGGGACAACCGTGCTTTCCAATGATGCCTTTTGGCACAAAGGGAAACAAAAACGAGTCAAGGATACCTTTAGTCTCCTCGACCGCTGGAAACTCCAGGACGAAGAAGCCACCTACGAAGGCAAGCAAGGCTGGTTCATCTGGGGCGACTTCATGTGGGAAAGCCTCCAATCTGGCAATATTCGCAACCTTGATTTTGACTTTTGGATACGTCTCCAGAGTCCCATTTCCAAGCGATTGTTTAGACTGCTCGATAAACGGTTTTACCGGCGCAAAGAGGTCCCCTTTCCACTCAAGCAACTTGCCTTTGATAAAGTAGGTGTGAGCCGCAAGATGCATACGGGACAAGTCAAGGCTACCCTCTCCAAGGCCCATGCCGAATTAGAGGAGAAAGGGTTCTGCAAGTCCAACTATGTCCGACGAGGTCGTGGGGATTGGGAAGTCGTCTACACTGATCTCCGCCAGGACCAGCTTCCCCACAAGGCAGACCACTCCGATCCGCTGGCTGAAAAGCTATTAGAGCGAGGGATAGAGAATGCAGCCGAATTGTTAACCAAATACTCACGTAAACGCATCTTGTCTGCCCTTGAGAATTATGACGACCGCCGCGCCCATGGTGAACATTTGGGACCTGGGTGGCTTGGTAGCTGTATTATCCGTAAGTCCCCTTTTGCGTTTCGCAAGGGATATCAATCCGAGTCCGAGCGAAAGGCTGAGCTAACCCGCAAGCGAGAAGCCAAGCAGAGGCAGGCACTTCGGCAAGAGCAGCAACAGTGCAGTGCCACCAAGCAACAGGCATTGAAGGATATTCGTTTTCGTAAATTCCTTGCACACCTCAAAGCGGAGGGCAACTTTGAAGAATATTTACAGGAATCACTCCACAGAGGTCTCTTCAAAGCCTATTACGAAAAGAGTGTCGCGCGAGGCGATTCTGCAGAAGCGAGGATGTGGGAGCTAAGCGCCATGCGTACTCGTTGGGAGAAGTTAGGTCGCCATTAA